One window of Populus nigra chromosome 5, ddPopNigr1.1, whole genome shotgun sequence genomic DNA carries:
- the LOC133695116 gene encoding mitogen-activated protein kinase kinase kinase 3-like: MPAWWGKKSSKSKEGSNQENPHGKNDKKLFKIKENKRRSSLDEAALRKNSPRANREFSGSGGLSAFSGFDSDAGEKRGLPLPKPFTSDLGGGGGGVGFGSGSVSVSSVSSYGSSGGEDHDNNQSSNGLFDGYRLSVDHKGHGGGSRSPGPGSRSPVPGSRSPVPGSRSPAPGSRAASRPTSPLHQLLGALSIDSPTGRLEDGKNECHPLPLPPGSPTSPPSLPGPRTAGATEMSTLSRWKKGKLLGRGTFGHVYLGFNSGSGQMCAIKEVTVISDDSTSKECLKQLNQEINLLSQLSHANIVRYYGSELSEERLSVYLEYVSGGSVHKLLQEYGAFKEPVIQNYTRQILSGLAYLHGRNTVHRDIKGANILVDPNGEIKLVDFGMAKHITACSSMLSFKGSPYWMAPEVVMNTNGYSLAVDIWSLGCTLLEMATSKPPWSQYEGVAAIFKIGNSKDMPDIPDYLSNDARSFIKLCLQRDPSARPTAFQLLDHPFIRDQATTRVANINITRDAFPRTFDGSRTPPVLDLHSNRTSANSWDGDFAMKPGVNSNTRALKNPRDDGGMITSMPVSPCSSPLRQRGSAYRNYLSPHSPYAMVGQSSYHVSDPSLHPIRQTTYTHDLFFDTTLLKVQTPGTSPRTRPI, from the exons atgcctgcTTGGTGGGGTAAAAAGAGCAGCAAGAGCAAAGAAGGGAGTAATCAAGAGAACCCACAtggaaaaaatgataaaaaactctttaaaatcaaagaaaacaagagGAGGAGCAGTCTTGATGAGGCGGCTTTGAGGAAGAATTCACCACGTGCGAACAGGGAATTTTCTGGCAGTGGTGGCTTATCCGCGTTTTCGGGTTTTGATTCGGATGCAGGTGAAAAAAGAGGGCTTCCTCTGCCTAAACCATTCACGAGTGATcttggtggtggaggaggaggagtcgGGTTTGGATCTGGGTCGGTTTCTGTTTCTAGTGTTAGCTCTTACGGGTCATCTGGAGGTGAAGATCATGATAATAATCAGAGTAGTAATGGTCTGTTTGATGGTTACAG GTTATCTGTAGATCATAAAGGACACGGTGGGGGTTCAAGGAGTCCTGGTCCAGGTTCGAGGAGTCCTGTTCCAGGTTCGAGGAGTCCTGTTCCAGGTTCGAGAAGTCCTGCTCCAGGCTCGAGAGCAGCAAGCAGGCCTACTTCACCTCTCCATCAGCTGTTGGGTGCTTTAAGCATAGACTCCCCAACCGGGAGGCTGGAAGATGGGAAGAACGAATGTCATCCACTGCCTCTTCCACCAGGTTCTCCCACCAGCCCTCCTTCCTTGCCTGGCCCAAGAACTGCTGGAGCGACAGAGATGTCTACCTTGTCAAGATGGAAGAAAGGAAAGCTCCTAGGAAGGGGAACTTTTGGACATGTTTATCTTGGATTTAACAG CGGGAGTGGGCAGATGTGCGCAATAAAAGAAGTCACGGTTATTTCAGATGATTCAACATCAAAAGAATGTCTCAAGCAGCTGAACCAG GAGATAAATTTGCTTAGTCAGCTGTCACATGCAAACATTGTTCGTTACTATGGAAGTGAACTG AGTGAAGAAAGGCTTTCAGTTTATCTGGAGTATGTCTCTGGTGGTTCAGTCCACAAGTTACTTCAAGAATATGGTGCCTTTAAGGAACCGGTTATTCAAAATTATACCAGGCAGATTCTTTCTGGGCTTGCCTATTTGCATGGAAGAAATACAGTTCACAG GGATATCAAAGGTGCAAACATATTAGTGGACCCTAATGGTGAAATCAAGTTGGTGGACTTTGGCATGGCTAAGCAT ATCACGGCATGCTCTTCAATGCTTTCATTCAAGGGAAGTCCTTACTGGATGGCGCCTGAG GTGGTGATGAATACAAATGGCTACAGTCTTGCAGTAGATATATGGAGCTTGGGATGCACACTTCTTGAAATGGCAACATCAAAACCACCATGGAGTCAGTATGAAGGG GTTGCTGCAATATTTAAAATTGGAAACAGCAAAGATATGCCAGATATACCTGATTATCTTTCCAATGATGCAAGAAGTTTTATAAAGCTATGCCTGCAACGAGATCCATCAGCGCGGCCGACAGCCTTTCAGTTGTTGGACCACCCGTTTATTCGGGACCAAGCAACAACAAGAGTTGCGAACATCAACATTACTAGGGATGCCTTTCCCAGAACTTTTGATGGAAGCCGCACACCG CCAGTCTTAGATCTGCACTCCAACCGAACAAGTGCCAATTCTTGGGATGGAGATTTTGCAATGAAGCCAGGGGTTAATAGTAATACCAGAGCATTGAAAAATCCAAG GGATGATGGCGGAATGATCACATCTATGCCTGTATCTCCTTGTTCTAGCCCACTGCGACAACGTGGGTCTGCATACAGGAATTATCTTTCTCCTCACTCACCCTATGCTATGGTAGGACAAAGCAGCTACCATGTAAGCGACCCCTCATTACATCCAATAAGACAAACTACATATACTCACGATCTTTTCTTTGATACCACCTTATTAAAAGTTCAAACACCTGGTACATCACCAAGAACGAGACCCATTTGA